Within the Pseudomonas fulva genome, the region TCAACGAAGCCATCTCCATCGATATCCAGGGGCATGCCGGCTACTACTGCGCGGGCATGAACCAGAAAGCTTCGATCACCGTGCATGGCAACGTCGGCGTGGGCTGCGCCGAGAACATGATGAGTGGGTATGTACGCGTCAAGGGCAGCGCCTCCCAGGCCGCCGGTGCGACCGCCCATGGCGGCCTGCTGGTCATCGAGGGTGATGCCGGTGCCCGTTGCGGCATTTCCATGAAGGGCATCGACATCGTGGTCGGCGGCAGCATCGGCCACATGAGCTGCTTTATGGGCCAGGCGGGGCGCTTGGTTGTATGTGGTGATGCGGGCGATGCGTTGGGCGATTCACTGTACGAAACCAAGATATTCGTCAAAGGCAGCGTCGAGTCACTGGGGTCGGACTGCATCGAGAAAGAGATGCGCCCCGAGCACATCGAAGAGCTACAAGCGCTGCTCAATCGCGCCGGCTTCAAGGAGAACGCCGCCGATTTCAAACGCTACGGCTCGGCCCGTCAGCTGTACAACTTCAAAGTCGATAACGCCAGCGCGTACTGATCAGGAGCCTCATCATGAGCGACAAACAATCCCCCGTGCTGCGCGAATCGGCCACCTTCGACCGCCTGGCCATCCAGGAAATCCAGCGCGCCGCCGAAACCGGTATCTATGACATCCGTGGCGGCGGCACCAAGCGCAAGCTGCCGCACTTCGATGACCTGCTGCTGCTCGGCGCCAGCGTGTCGCGCTACCCGCTGGAGGGCTACCGCGAGAAGTGCGGCACCGACGTGATCCTCGGCAACCGCTTCGCCAAGAAGCCGCTGCACCTGAAGATTCCTGTGACCATCGCCGGCATGAGCTTCGGCGCGCTGTCGGCCAACGCCAAGGAAGCCCTGGGGCGTGGCGCCAGCATCGCCGGCACCAGCACCACCACCGGCGACGGCGGCATGACCCCGGAAGAACGCGGCCAGTCCCAGCATCTGGTCTATCAGTACCTGCCCTCGCGCTACGGCATGAACCCCGACGACCTGCGCAAGGCCGATGCCATCGAAATCGTCCTTGGCCAGGGCGCCAAGCCGGGCGGTGGCGGCATGCTGCTGGGCATGAAAGTCACCGAGCGTGTGGCCGGTATGCGTACCTTGCCGATTGGCGTCGACCAGCGCAGCGCCTGTCGTCACCCGGACTGGACAGGCCCGGACGACCTGGCGATCAAGATCGCCGAGATTCGCGAAATCACCGACTGGGAAAAACCCATCTACGTGAAGATCGGCGCCAGCCGGCCATACTACGACGTGAAGCTGGCGGTTAAGGCCGGCGCCGACGTGATCGTCCTCGACGGCATGCAGGGCGGCACGGCGGCGACTCAGGAAGTGTTCATCGAACACGTCGGTATCCCGATTCTGCCGGCCATTCCGCAAGCCGTGCAGGCGCTGCAGGAAATGGGCATGCACCGCACGGTTCAGTTGATCGTCTCAGGCGGCATCCGCAACGGCGCCGATGTGGCCAAGGCCATGGCACTGGGCGCCGATGCGGTGGCTATCGGCACGGCGGCGCTGATCGCCCTGGGCGACAACCACCCGCGTCTGGACGACGAGCTGAAGAAGATCGGCTCGGCTGCCGGCTTCTACGATGACTGGCAGAACGGCCGCGACCCGGCCGGCATCACCACACAGGATCCGGAGCTGTCCAAACGCCTCGATCCGGTCGAGGGTGGCCGCCGCCTGGCAAACTACTTGCGTGTGCTGGTGCTCGAAGCGCAGACCATGGCCCGTGCCTGCGGCAAGAGCCACCTGCACAACCTCGATCCTGAGGATCTGGTGGCGCTAACCGTCGAGTCCGCCGCCATGGCCCGCGTGCCGTTGGCCGGCACCAATTGGGTGCCTGGTCAGCAGTATTGAGCACCTTCTAACCACGCCCGGCGGACTTTCCCCGGGCGTTTTCGTTTGTCCGACACGCGCCAGCAGAGCCGCGGTCGCCGCCGTCTTTTTCTACTGCCGATCCTTCCAACTTCAACTGCAAGGAATCGACATGATGGGTGAACGAACAACGAAAGCTGTCTTGCTGGCGCTGGCATCGCTACCAGGCCTGGCCAGTGCGCAAGAGGCCACGCTCGACAGCGGCGACACGGCCTGGATGATGGTTTCCACCGTGCTGGTGCTGATGATGCTGGTGCCGGGCCTGGCCCTTTTCTATGGCGGCATGGTGCGGGCCAAGAACCTGCTATCGGTATTCACCCAGTGCTTCGCCGTGGCTGGGGTGATCGGCATGCTCTGGGTGATCTATGGCTACACCCTGTTCGCAGATACCACGGGCATGGAAGAAGGTGTGATCAACCTGCGCAGCCTGATTGGCGGTTTCGAGCATTTCCTGCTGATCGATCTGAGCCGCGAGAGCCTGACCGCAGCCATTCCGGAGAGCGTGTTCGCCACCTTCCAGATGACCTTCGCCCTGATCACGCCGATGATCATCGCCGGCGCCTTCGCCGAGCGCATGAAGTTCTCGGCTGTCGTGCTGTTCGCCGCATTGTGGTTCACCTTCTGCTATATCCCGCTGGCGCACATGGCCTGGAGCGGGCCGGGCGGCCTGTTGTGGGACTGGGGCATTCTCGAGTTCGCCGGCGGCACCGTGGTACACATCAACTCCGGTGTGGCCGGGCTGGTCGCCTGCTTGGTGCTGGGCAAGCGCAAGGGCTATCCCACCACGGCGATGCCGCCGCACAACATGGGCTTCGCCCTGACCGGCGCTGCCTTGCTGTGGGTCGGCTGGTTTGGTTTCAACGTCGGCTCGGCAGTGGCAGCCAGTGCCAATGCCGGCATGGCCATGCT harbors:
- a CDS encoding FMN-binding glutamate synthase family protein, which codes for MSDKQSPVLRESATFDRLAIQEIQRAAETGIYDIRGGGTKRKLPHFDDLLLLGASVSRYPLEGYREKCGTDVILGNRFAKKPLHLKIPVTIAGMSFGALSANAKEALGRGASIAGTSTTTGDGGMTPEERGQSQHLVYQYLPSRYGMNPDDLRKADAIEIVLGQGAKPGGGGMLLGMKVTERVAGMRTLPIGVDQRSACRHPDWTGPDDLAIKIAEIREITDWEKPIYVKIGASRPYYDVKLAVKAGADVIVLDGMQGGTAATQEVFIEHVGIPILPAIPQAVQALQEMGMHRTVQLIVSGGIRNGADVAKAMALGADAVAIGTAALIALGDNHPRLDDELKKIGSAAGFYDDWQNGRDPAGITTQDPELSKRLDPVEGGRRLANYLRVLVLEAQTMARACGKSHLHNLDPEDLVALTVESAAMARVPLAGTNWVPGQQY
- a CDS encoding ammonium transporter, which encodes MGERTTKAVLLALASLPGLASAQEATLDSGDTAWMMVSTVLVLMMLVPGLALFYGGMVRAKNLLSVFTQCFAVAGVIGMLWVIYGYTLFADTTGMEEGVINLRSLIGGFEHFLLIDLSRESLTAAIPESVFATFQMTFALITPMIIAGAFAERMKFSAVVLFAALWFTFCYIPLAHMAWSGPGGLLWDWGILEFAGGTVVHINSGVAGLVACLVLGKRKGYPTTAMPPHNMGFALTGAALLWVGWFGFNVGSAVAASANAGMAMLTTQVAACSGIVGWLAVEVWKTGKPSALGAASGALAGLITITPACGFVGPGGALVMGFITGVICFFAVAGLKRSLGYDDSLDAFGLHGVGGIVGSILTGVFASTSLGGFQEIDIGPQVLIQAKSVLFTIVYCAAVTFILLKLTSLLTRGLRVSEEVEQQGLDISQHGERAYT
- a CDS encoding protein glxC, with the protein product MKTIDLSSASVRDLNQALHDQAKAVEEREWLVAHPNGAHNLAVGVNEAISIDIQGHAGYYCAGMNQKASITVHGNVGVGCAENMMSGYVRVKGSASQAAGATAHGGLLVIEGDAGARCGISMKGIDIVVGGSIGHMSCFMGQAGRLVVCGDAGDALGDSLYETKIFVKGSVESLGSDCIEKEMRPEHIEELQALLNRAGFKENAADFKRYGSARQLYNFKVDNASAY